A stretch of the Panicum virgatum strain AP13 chromosome 9N, P.virgatum_v5, whole genome shotgun sequence genome encodes the following:
- the LOC120687919 gene encoding 60S ribosomal protein L21-2-like, with translation MPAGHGLRSRTRDLFARPFRKKGYIPLTTYLRTYKIGDYVDVKVNGAVHKGMPHKFYHGRTGRVWNVTKRAIGVEINKQVNGRIISKRIHVRVEHVQPSRCTEEFRLRKAKNDQLKADAKARGEVISTKRQPLGPKPGFMVEGATIETVTPIPYDVVNDLKGGY, from the exons CTGTTCGCGAGGCCGTTCCGCAAGAAGGGGTACATCCCGCTCACGACCTACCTCCGCACCTACAAGATCGGCGACTACGTCGACGTCAAGGTGAACGGCGCCGTGCACAAGGGCATGCCGCACAAGTTCTACCACGGCCGCACCGGGCGCGTCTGGAATGTCACCAAGCGCGCCATCGGCGTCGAGATCAACAAGCAG GTTAATGGACGCATCATCAGCAAGCGGATCCATGTCCGTGTCGAGCATGTGCAGCCATCAAGATGCACGGAAGAGTTCCGCCTGCGGAAGGCCAAGAACGACCAGCTCAAGGCGGATGCCAAGGCCCGTGGTGAGGTGATCAGCACCAAGAGGCAGCCCTTGGGTCCTAAGCCTGGCTTCATGGTCGAGGGTGCTACAATTGAGACAGTCACTCCTATTCCTTATGATGTGGTCAATGACCTCAAGGGTGGTTACTAG